Proteins from one Lonchura striata isolate bLonStr1 chromosome 6, bLonStr1.mat, whole genome shotgun sequence genomic window:
- the LOC144246420 gene encoding olfactory receptor 14A16-like: MSNSSSISHFLLLALADTRQLQLLHFCLFLGISLAALLGNGLIISAVACGHHLHTPMFFFLLNLALSDLGSICTTVPKAMHNSLWNTSTISYTGCAAQVFFLLFFLGAEYFLLTIMCYDRYVSICKPLHYGTLLGSRACAHMAAAAWASAFLNALLHTANTFSLPLCHGNALTQFFCEIPQILKLSCSKAYLREFGLITVDISFGFGCFVFIVFSYVQIFRAVLRIPSEQGRHKAFSTCLPHLAVVSLFISTGVFTYLKPPSISSPSLDLALSVLYSVVPPALNPLIYSLRNQELKAAVRRLRTGCYQKH; encoded by the coding sequence atgtccaacagcagctccatcagccacttcctcctgctggcactggcagacacgcggcagctgcagctcctgcacttctgcctcttcctgggcatctccctggctgccctcctgggcaacggcctcatcatcagcgccgtagcctgcggccaccacctgcacacgcccatgttcttcttcctgctcaacctggccctcagcgacctgggctccatctgcaccactgtccccaaagccatgcacaattctcTCTGGAacaccagcaccatctcctacacaggatgtgctgcacaggtGTTTTTCCTTCTATTCTTTCTTGGGgcagagtatttcctgctgaccatcatgtgctacgaccgctacgtgtccatctgcaaacccctgcactatgggaccctcctgggcagcagagcttgtgcccacatggcagcagctgcctgggccagtgcctttctcaatgctctgctgcacacagccaatacattttccctgcccctgtgccatggaaATGCCCTGacccagttcttctgtgaaatcccacagatcctgaagctctcctgctccaaagccTATCTCAGAGAATTTGGGCTGATTACCGTTGATATTTCATTTGGATTtggttgctttgtttttattgttttctcctatgtgcagatcttcagggcagtgctgaggatcccctctgagcagggacggcacaaagccttttccacctgcctccctcacctggctgtggtctccctGTTTATCAGCACTGGTGTATTTAcctacctgaagcccccctccatctcctccccatccctggatctggccctgtcagttctgtactcagtggtgcctccagccctgaacccactcatctacagcctgaggaaccaggagctcaaggctgcagtgaggagactgaGGACTGGATGCTATCAGAAACATTAA